Genomic window (Gemmatimonadota bacterium):
GCTTATTCCGCTCCAGCTTCGCTGGCTTCGCCAGCGTCTGTCCCTGCCTCGCCGCCTTCCGGCGAGCCCGGCTTGAGCCGCGCCGCGAGGGCACCCGGGTTGGCCCGACGACGACGCGGGCGACGCCGACGGCGACGCTCGTCTTCACCGGCCGGCTCCATCCCGCGGTCCGACGAATACGTCGTCTCTTCCGCCTCTTCCTCGACCTGGCGCACCGGGGCCTCTCGACGGGCCTCCATGATCAGGTCGGCGATGAAGCGCGTGATCAGCTCCACCGAGCGGATGGCGTCATCGTTGCCGGCGATCGGCACCGTGATCTGGTCCGGATCCGAGTTGGTATCGCAGATCGCGACGATCGGGATGCCGAGCTTGATGGCCTCGCTGACCGCGATGCGCTCCTTCTTGGCATCGATCACGAACATGAGCCCGGGGAGGCGCCCCATGTTCTTGATGCCCGACAGGTTCTTCAGGAGCTTGTCGCGCTGGCGCGTGAGCAGCAGCTGCTCCTTCTTGGTGTAGTTCTCGAACTCACCACCGGCCTCAGAGCCCGCTTCCAGCTCCTTGAGCCGGCGCGTCTGCTTCTTGATGGTGCCGAAGTTCGTGAGCAAGCCACCGAGCCAGCGCTCCGTGACATACAGGGCGCCACAGCGATCGGCCTCAACGCGCACGATGGAGCCGAGCTGCCGCTTGGTGCAGACAAAGAGGACGTTCTCGCCGCGGAGGATGATCTCGCGGATGAACTTCTCGGCTTCGTCGAT
Coding sequences:
- the rpsB gene encoding 30S ribosomal protein S2, whose product is MKPTLEQLLEAGVHFGHQTRRWNPKMRRFIFAERNGIHIIDLQKTLKQIDEAEKFIREIILRGENVLFVCTKRQLGSIVRVEADRCGALYVTERWLGGLLTNFGTIKKQTRRLKELEAGSEAGGEFENYTKKEQLLLTRQRDKLLKNLSGIKNMGRLPGLMFVIDAKKERIAVSEAIKLGIPIVAICDTNSDPDQITVPIAGNDDAIRSVELITRFIADLIMEARREAPVRQVEEEAEETTYSSDRGMEPAGEDERRRRRRPRRRRANPGALAARLKPGSPEGGEAGTDAGEASEAGAE